One stretch of Methylopila sp. 73B DNA includes these proteins:
- a CDS encoding CTP synthase, which produces MARYVFITGGVVSSLGKGLASAALGSLLQARGYSVRLRKLDPYLNVDPGTMSPTQHGEVFVTDDGAETDLDLGHYERFTGIPASKKDNITTGRIYQDIIAKERRGDYLGGTVQVIPHVTDAIKHFVRDGNEAFDFVLVEIGGTVGDIEGLPFFEAIRQLGNDLPRGDAIYIHLTLLPWIPSAGELKTKPTQHSVKELRSIGIQPDILLCRCDRPIPPEERRKLGLFCNVRESAVIEARDVDTIYAVPEAYHREGLDTEVLAAFGIEPVKAPDLNRWRNVTHRVTNPEGEVTIAIVGKYTGLKDAYKSLSEALAHGGIANTVKVNLDWIESEIFENEDPAPFLEHVHGILVPGGFGQRGAEGKIRAATFARERKVPYLGICFGMQMAVIEAARNLAGIPDANSTEFGPTDEPLVGLMTEWTRGNALEARRADGDLGGTMRLGAYDARLKRGSKVAEIYGSEDISERHRHRYEVNTAYRERLEANGLVFSGMSPDGLLPEIVEYEDHPWFVGVQFHPELKSRPFEPHPLFASFVTAALAQSRLV; this is translated from the coding sequence ATGGCCCGATACGTCTTCATCACCGGCGGCGTGGTGTCCTCGCTCGGCAAGGGCCTCGCCTCCGCCGCGCTCGGCTCGCTGCTGCAAGCGCGCGGCTATTCGGTGCGGCTGCGCAAGCTCGACCCCTACCTCAACGTCGATCCCGGCACGATGAGCCCGACCCAGCACGGCGAGGTCTTCGTCACCGACGACGGCGCCGAGACCGATCTCGATCTTGGTCACTACGAGCGCTTCACCGGCATTCCCGCGTCCAAGAAGGACAACATCACCACGGGGCGGATCTACCAGGACATCATCGCCAAGGAGCGCCGCGGCGACTACCTCGGCGGCACGGTGCAGGTGATCCCGCACGTCACCGACGCCATCAAGCACTTCGTCCGCGACGGCAACGAGGCTTTCGACTTCGTGCTGGTGGAAATCGGCGGCACGGTGGGCGACATCGAGGGCCTGCCGTTCTTCGAGGCGATCCGCCAGCTCGGCAACGACCTCCCGCGCGGCGACGCGATCTACATCCACCTCACGCTGCTGCCGTGGATCCCGAGCGCGGGCGAGCTTAAGACCAAGCCGACCCAGCATTCGGTCAAGGAGCTGCGCTCGATCGGCATCCAGCCGGACATTCTGCTGTGCCGCTGCGACCGGCCGATCCCGCCGGAGGAGCGCCGCAAGCTCGGCCTGTTCTGCAACGTCCGCGAGAGCGCCGTGATCGAGGCCCGCGACGTCGACACGATCTACGCGGTGCCGGAGGCCTACCACCGTGAGGGGCTCGACACAGAAGTGCTGGCGGCCTTCGGAATCGAGCCGGTCAAGGCGCCGGACCTCAACCGCTGGCGCAACGTCACCCACAGGGTCACGAACCCCGAGGGCGAGGTGACGATCGCCATCGTCGGGAAATACACGGGCCTGAAGGACGCCTACAAGTCGCTGTCCGAGGCGCTGGCGCACGGCGGCATCGCCAACACCGTCAAGGTCAACCTGGACTGGATCGAGAGCGAGATCTTCGAGAACGAGGACCCGGCGCCGTTCCTCGAGCACGTCCACGGCATCCTGGTGCCCGGCGGCTTCGGCCAGCGCGGGGCGGAGGGCAAGATTCGTGCGGCGACCTTCGCGCGCGAGCGCAAGGTGCCTTACCTCGGCATCTGCTTCGGCATGCAGATGGCGGTGATCGAGGCTGCGCGGAACCTCGCGGGGATACCGGACGCGAACTCCACCGAGTTCGGCCCGACCGACGAGCCCCTCGTCGGCCTGATGACCGAATGGACCCGCGGCAACGCGCTGGAGGCCCGCCGCGCCGACGGCGACCTCGGCGGCACCATGCGCCTCGGCGCCTACGACGCCCGGCTGAAGCGCGGCTCGAAGGTGGCGGAGATCTATGGCTCCGAGGACATCTCGGAACGCCACCGCCATCGCTACGAGGTCAACACCGCCTACCGCGAGCGGCTGGAGGCGAACGGGCTGGTGTTCTCAGGCATGTCGCCGGACGGGCTGCTGCCGGAGATCGTGGAGTACGAGGACCACCCCTGGTTCGTGGGCGTCCAGTTCCACCCTGAGCTCAAGTCCCGCCCCTTCGAGCCGCACCCGCTGTTCGCAAGCTTCGTGACGGCCGCGCTGGCGCAGAGCCGGCTGGTTTGA
- a CDS encoding ChrR family anti-sigma-E factor, whose amino-acid sequence MASPFSPTPEDASRPIDALLAGYVVGALEPHMHALVTAHLMLSDENRGFVRALEAEAGAALDRIDAPLPQRVPRDHVLSAIYAGGYYGTGRPAQHDPELPSPLFRLVGKPLDQLPWKRKLPGLKECKVYDKGGVEAVFYHISAGSRMPKHTHAGSEATLVLRGAFHDERDLYRRGDVSLADGHVEHRPTTSRDEDCICFAVTDAPLKMTGPVWGVLQKLFGK is encoded by the coding sequence GTGGCTTCGCCTTTCAGCCCAACGCCGGAAGACGCCTCCCGACCGATCGATGCGCTGCTCGCGGGGTATGTGGTCGGCGCGCTGGAGCCGCACATGCATGCGCTCGTCACCGCGCATCTCATGCTGTCGGATGAGAACCGCGGCTTCGTTCGGGCCCTCGAGGCGGAAGCCGGCGCAGCGCTCGACCGCATCGACGCGCCGTTGCCGCAGCGCGTGCCGCGCGACCATGTGCTCTCCGCCATCTACGCCGGCGGCTATTATGGGACCGGCCGTCCCGCGCAGCACGATCCGGAGCTTCCGTCGCCGCTGTTCCGTCTTGTGGGCAAGCCGCTCGACCAGCTGCCGTGGAAGCGGAAGCTGCCGGGGCTGAAGGAGTGCAAGGTCTACGACAAGGGCGGCGTCGAGGCGGTGTTCTACCACATCTCGGCCGGCAGCCGGATGCCGAAGCACACCCACGCCGGGTCGGAAGCGACCCTGGTGCTCCGGGGGGCGTTCCACGACGAGCGCGATCTCTACCGCCGCGGGGACGTCTCGCTGGCCGACGGTCATGTCGAGCACCGGCCGACGACCAGCCGTGACGAGGACTGCATCTGCTTCGCCGTGACCGATGCGCCGCTGAAGATGACCGGTCCCGTGTGGGGCGTCCTGCAGAAACTGTTCGGCAAGTGA
- the sseA gene encoding 3-mercaptopyruvate sulfurtransferase, protein MTNPNLVSTEWLSQRLGDPTVIPVDGSWYLPAVNRDGPREFLDAHIPGAAFFDINVVADTSTDLPHMLPAPDVFADAVGKLGIGDGATIVAYDGAGLFAAARVWWTFRAFGVKEVYVLDGGLPKWKAEGRPLESGASTRAPTSFTPRFDPSVAKSGDQVAEGLDAGRFQVVDARPAPRFRGEAPEPRPGVALGHIPGSLNVPFDQVVKDGRLAEEAELRAAFEAAGVDVDGPIVTSCGSGVSAAILALALEGVGSKAEGIYDGSWAEWGAGGRPVATGPEKQKI, encoded by the coding sequence GTGACCAATCCCAACCTCGTCTCCACCGAGTGGCTTAGCCAGCGCCTCGGCGATCCGACGGTCATCCCCGTCGACGGCTCGTGGTACTTGCCCGCGGTGAACCGCGACGGGCCGCGCGAGTTTCTCGACGCCCACATCCCCGGCGCCGCGTTCTTCGACATCAACGTGGTGGCGGACACGTCCACCGACCTGCCGCACATGCTCCCCGCGCCGGACGTCTTCGCCGACGCGGTGGGCAAGCTCGGGATCGGCGACGGCGCGACGATCGTCGCCTACGACGGGGCAGGCCTGTTCGCGGCTGCCCGCGTGTGGTGGACCTTTCGCGCCTTTGGCGTGAAGGAGGTCTATGTCCTCGATGGCGGCCTGCCGAAATGGAAAGCCGAGGGTCGCCCGCTCGAAAGCGGCGCCTCGACGCGAGCGCCCACGAGCTTCACGCCGCGCTTCGACCCGTCCGTGGCGAAGAGCGGAGACCAGGTGGCCGAGGGTCTCGACGCCGGCCGGTTCCAGGTGGTCGACGCCCGCCCCGCGCCCCGCTTCCGCGGCGAGGCGCCGGAGCCCCGGCCGGGCGTCGCGCTCGGCCACATTCCCGGCTCGCTGAACGTGCCGTTCGACCAGGTGGTCAAGGACGGCCGGCTGGCCGAGGAGGCGGAATTGCGCGCCGCGTTCGAGGCGGCGGGCGTCGACGTCGACGGCCCGATCGTCACCAGCTGCGGCTCAGGGGTGTCGGCTGCGATCCTGGCGCTGGCGCTGGAAGGCGTGGGCTCGAAGGCCGAGGGGATCTACGACGGGTCCTGGGCCGAATGGGGCGCCGGCGGACGGCCGGTGGCGACGGGGCCGGAAAAACAGAAAATCTAG
- a CDS encoding sugar porter family MFS transporter produces the protein MRVKFHVVAATASLGGLLFGYDTGVISGALPFIRDLFQLSEAMQGFVVSIALLGAAVGAATAGSLADAYGRRKVILVVALLFVVGALVCAAAHEVVTLLIGRAILGVAIGVASMLTPLYLAEMAPAEKRGGVVSLNQMCITLGILLSYVVAYLLSEVDGGWRWMLAVGCLPGIVLGLGMLTLPESPRWLAGQGRHEAAADALSRLRDGGDVTAELNQLRTDLKARDGQIAPWSALLEPRVRIPLIVGVGLAIFQQVTGINTVIYYAPIIFEKAGMASTSAAILATAGVGVVNVIMTYVALKLLDTAGRRKLLIVGLAGMAAMLAILTAGFAVGTEGALAWIATLSVAAYVGFFAIGLGPVFWLLISEIFPLAVRGRAMGVATVANWGSNLIVSQVFLMLIAGLGSAATFGLFAVMSVGALFFTIALVPETKGRTLEEIEAGFAGDAVKA, from the coding sequence ATGCGGGTGAAATTCCATGTGGTGGCGGCGACCGCGTCGCTCGGCGGCCTTTTGTTCGGCTACGACACCGGCGTGATCTCGGGCGCCCTGCCCTTCATCCGCGACCTGTTCCAGCTCTCGGAAGCCATGCAGGGCTTCGTGGTTTCGATCGCGCTGCTGGGCGCGGCCGTGGGAGCCGCGACCGCCGGCTCGCTCGCGGACGCCTACGGCCGTCGCAAGGTCATCCTCGTCGTCGCCCTGCTGTTCGTGGTCGGCGCGCTGGTCTGCGCCGCGGCGCATGAGGTCGTCACGCTGCTGATCGGCCGCGCGATCCTCGGCGTCGCAATCGGCGTCGCCTCGATGCTGACCCCGCTCTACCTCGCCGAGATGGCCCCCGCCGAGAAGCGCGGCGGCGTGGTCTCGCTGAACCAGATGTGCATCACGCTCGGGATCCTGCTGTCCTATGTCGTCGCCTACCTGCTGTCGGAGGTCGACGGCGGCTGGCGCTGGATGCTGGCGGTCGGCTGCCTGCCGGGGATCGTGCTCGGCCTCGGCATGCTGACGTTGCCCGAAAGCCCGCGCTGGCTCGCCGGCCAGGGCCGTCACGAGGCGGCGGCCGACGCGCTCTCCCGCCTGCGCGACGGCGGCGACGTGACTGCCGAGCTCAACCAGCTCCGCACCGACCTGAAGGCCCGCGACGGCCAGATCGCGCCGTGGTCCGCGCTGCTCGAGCCCCGGGTCCGCATTCCGCTGATCGTCGGCGTCGGGCTCGCGATCTTCCAGCAGGTCACCGGCATCAACACGGTGATCTATTACGCGCCGATCATCTTCGAGAAGGCTGGCATGGCCTCGACCTCCGCCGCGATCCTCGCGACCGCGGGCGTCGGCGTGGTCAACGTCATCATGACCTACGTGGCGTTGAAACTGCTCGACACGGCGGGGCGGCGGAAGCTGCTGATCGTCGGCCTCGCAGGCATGGCCGCGATGCTCGCGATCCTCACCGCCGGCTTCGCAGTCGGCACGGAAGGCGCGCTCGCCTGGATCGCGACGCTGTCGGTTGCGGCTTACGTCGGCTTCTTCGCAATCGGCCTCGGACCGGTGTTCTGGCTGCTGATTTCAGAAATTTTTCCGCTCGCCGTCCGCGGCCGCGCCATGGGCGTCGCGACGGTCGCGAACTGGGGCTCCAACCTGATCGTCAGCCAAGTGTTCCTGATGCTGATCGCGGGCCTTGGCTCGGCCGCCACGTTTGGGTTGTTCGCGGTCATGAGCGTCGGCGCGCTGTTTTTCACCATCGCTCTGGTGCCGGAGACCAAGGGCCGGACGCTGGAGGAGATCGAGGCAGGTTTCGCCGGCGACGCCGTCAAGGCATGA
- a CDS encoding MFS transporter: MRAGRELSLAGLVAYALPAIPFAALTLPLYIVVPSYYAEGLGLPLAAVGNALLAVRLIDALADPAVGVVADRWRPSFGRRRLWFAAAMPPTAIAAWMIFTPERGDGIGYLLLWGAALSIAWTAALVPYNAWGAELSTSYAGRSRIAAWRESAALVGTLIALSLQAIIPPTLGGGQAEVLASYAVFVGIGLPLLAIGTLTLTPEPVDASRRRLSFRDGLAAMKANTAFVRLLVAFFINGFANGLPATLFLFFVSERLAAPDLAGPFLVAYFAAGVLGVPFWLWLARRTSKHRAWCLAMLLASAVFILAPLLGPGDVVLFGLVCLVTGAAVGADLALPPSIQADVIDVDTAASGEQRSGLYLAAWGLATKLALAAAVGLAFPVLAAAGFDPAAGLREPLGLTTLAWLYGGLPVALKLMAVWLMWKFPLDEASQKELRARIEAAA; encoded by the coding sequence ATGAGGGCCGGCCGCGAACTCTCGCTCGCCGGCCTCGTCGCCTACGCCCTCCCCGCGATCCCCTTCGCGGCGCTCACCCTGCCGCTCTACATCGTCGTCCCGAGCTACTACGCCGAAGGGCTCGGCCTTCCGCTCGCGGCCGTTGGCAACGCCCTGCTCGCCGTCCGGCTGATCGACGCGCTTGCAGACCCCGCGGTCGGCGTCGTCGCAGATCGCTGGCGCCCCAGCTTCGGCCGGCGGCGTCTGTGGTTCGCCGCCGCCATGCCGCCGACGGCGATCGCCGCGTGGATGATCTTCACGCCCGAGCGCGGGGACGGGATCGGCTACCTGCTGTTGTGGGGCGCGGCGCTGTCGATCGCCTGGACTGCCGCGCTGGTGCCTTACAACGCCTGGGGCGCTGAACTCTCGACCTCCTACGCCGGCCGCAGCCGCATCGCGGCCTGGCGCGAGAGCGCGGCGCTGGTCGGCACGCTGATCGCGCTGTCGCTGCAGGCCATTATCCCCCCCACGCTCGGCGGCGGGCAGGCCGAGGTGCTCGCCTCCTACGCGGTGTTCGTCGGGATTGGCCTTCCGCTCCTCGCGATCGGCACGCTCACGCTGACGCCAGAGCCCGTCGACGCCTCGCGCCGCCGCCTCAGCTTCCGCGACGGGCTTGCGGCGATGAAGGCGAACACCGCCTTCGTCCGGCTGCTGGTCGCGTTCTTCATCAACGGCTTCGCGAACGGCCTGCCGGCGACCCTGTTCCTGTTCTTCGTCAGCGAGCGCCTGGCCGCGCCGGACCTCGCAGGACCCTTCCTCGTCGCCTACTTCGCGGCGGGCGTGCTGGGGGTGCCGTTCTGGCTCTGGCTCGCGCGGCGGACCTCGAAGCACCGCGCCTGGTGCCTTGCGATGCTGCTCGCCTCAGCGGTGTTCATCCTCGCGCCATTGCTCGGCCCCGGCGACGTCGTCCTGTTCGGCCTCGTCTGCCTGGTCACCGGCGCGGCGGTGGGCGCCGACCTTGCGCTGCCGCCCTCGATCCAGGCCGACGTGATCGACGTCGACACCGCCGCCTCGGGCGAGCAGCGCAGCGGGCTGTATCTCGCGGCCTGGGGCCTTGCGACCAAGCTGGCGCTCGCAGCCGCCGTCGGCCTCGCCTTCCCCGTCCTGGCCGCGGCCGGTTTCGACCCGGCGGCCGGATTGCGCGAACCGCTCGGGCTCACGACCCTCGCCTGGCTCTACGGCGGCTTGCCCGTCGCGCTGAAGCTGATGGCGGTCTGGCTGATGTGGAAGTTTCCGCTCGACGAAGCGTCGCAGAAGGAGCTTCGCGCCCGCATCGAAGCGGCGGCCTGA
- a CDS encoding cysteine synthase A produces MTIRSGLVDAIGRTPLIRLRQASELTGCTILGKAEFMNPGQSVKDRAALWIIEDAVRRGALKPGGVIVEGTAGNTGIGLALVANALGYRTVIVIPDTQSDEKKQMLRLAGAELVEVPAVPYKDPNNYVKLSGRLAEALAKTEPNGAIWANQFDNVANRQAHIDSTGPEIWNDLDGKVDGFVCAVGTGGTLAGTGMALKARSKNVKIALADPPGAALYSYYTTGELKAEGSSITEGIGQGRITANLENAPVDFAYQIPDAEAVQIAFDLLEHEGLCLGGSSGVNVAGAIRLARELGPGHTIVTILCDYGTRYQSKLFNPEFLRSKELPVPAWLEKPGAVDLRKVLQ; encoded by the coding sequence ATGACCATCCGCAGCGGCCTGGTCGACGCCATCGGGCGCACGCCGCTCATCCGTCTGCGCCAGGCCTCCGAGCTGACGGGCTGCACGATCCTCGGCAAGGCGGAGTTCATGAACCCCGGCCAATCGGTGAAGGACCGGGCCGCGCTCTGGATCATCGAGGACGCGGTCCGGCGGGGCGCGCTGAAGCCAGGCGGCGTCATCGTGGAGGGAACGGCGGGCAACACCGGCATCGGCCTCGCGCTGGTCGCGAACGCGCTCGGCTACCGCACCGTGATCGTGATCCCGGACACCCAGTCCGACGAGAAGAAGCAGATGCTCCGGCTCGCCGGCGCGGAGCTCGTGGAGGTGCCGGCAGTCCCCTACAAAGACCCAAACAACTACGTGAAGCTCTCCGGCCGTCTCGCAGAGGCGCTGGCGAAGACCGAACCGAACGGCGCGATCTGGGCGAACCAGTTCGACAACGTGGCGAACCGGCAGGCGCACATCGACTCGACCGGCCCCGAGATCTGGAACGATCTCGACGGCAAGGTGGACGGGTTCGTCTGCGCGGTCGGCACCGGCGGCACACTCGCCGGCACCGGCATGGCGCTGAAGGCGCGGTCGAAGAACGTCAAGATCGCCCTCGCCGACCCGCCCGGCGCCGCGCTCTACAGCTACTACACCACCGGCGAGCTGAAGGCCGAGGGCTCCTCGATCACGGAGGGCATCGGCCAGGGCCGCATCACCGCGAACCTCGAAAACGCGCCCGTTGACTTCGCCTACCAGATCCCGGACGCGGAGGCCGTGCAGATCGCCTTCGACCTGCTGGAGCACGAAGGCCTGTGCCTCGGCGGGTCGTCGGGCGTCAACGTCGCCGGCGCGATCCGGCTGGCGCGGGAGCTCGGCCCCGGCCACACCATCGTGACGATCCTCTGCGACTACGGCACCCGCTATCAATCCAAGCTGTTCAACCCGGAGTTCCTGCGCTCGAAGGAGCTGCCGGTCCCGGCCTGGCTCGAAAAGCCGGGCGCGGTCGATCTCAGGAAGGTGCTGCAGTGA
- a CDS encoding sodium-translocating pyrophosphatase codes for MALLLIIVLGLLSVVYGVWAIRSVVAADAGNARMQEIAGAIAEGAQAYLRRQYATIGVVGLVIFVLVAIFLSVTVAIGFLIGAVLSAAAGFIGMNVSVRANVRTAQAASKSLAAGLEIAFTSGAVTGMLVAGLALLGVAGYYAVLTGVLGHTLEDRVVVDALVALGFGASLISIFARLGGGIFTKGADVGGDLVGKVEAGIPEDDPRNPATIADNVGDNVGDCAGMAADLFETYAVTVVATMVLAAIFFAGDAALSSLILYPLAICAICIVTSIAGTFFVKLPASQSIMGALYRGFGAAAAFSLVGIAIVTGLLVGFSTPYTTTTGVSFTGWSLYLCAVIGLVITGLIIVITEYYTGTNFRPVKSIAAASVTGHGTNVIQGLAISLEATALPALVIIAGIISTNALAGLFGIAIAVTAMLALAGFVVALDAFGPVTDNAGGIAEMAGLPAEVRHATDALDAVGNTTKAVTKGYAIGSAGLGALVLFAAYTSDLNHFIQNAAQYPYFEGVKLDFALTNPYVVVGLLFGGMLPFLFGAMGMTAVGRCAGSIVEEVRRQFREKPGIMEGRDRPDYGRAVDILTRAAIKEMIVPSLLPVLSPIVAYFVVLGVAGKSEAFSAVGAMLLGVIVTGLFVALSMTSGGGAWDNAKKYIEDGHHGGKGSDAHKAAVTGDTVGDPYKDTAGPAVNPMIKITNIVALLLLAVLAH; via the coding sequence ATGGCGCTTTTGTTGATAATCGTCTTAGGTTTGCTGTCCGTCGTCTACGGCGTCTGGGCCATTCGGTCCGTTGTGGCGGCGGACGCCGGCAATGCGCGAATGCAGGAGATCGCGGGGGCGATCGCCGAGGGCGCGCAGGCCTATCTTCGCCGGCAATACGCCACCATCGGCGTCGTCGGGCTCGTTATCTTCGTGCTCGTCGCGATCTTCCTCTCGGTGACAGTCGCGATCGGGTTCCTGATCGGCGCGGTTCTATCGGCGGCGGCCGGCTTCATCGGCATGAACGTCTCCGTGCGGGCCAACGTGCGCACCGCCCAGGCGGCCTCCAAATCGCTCGCCGCGGGCCTCGAGATCGCCTTCACCTCCGGCGCCGTGACCGGCATGCTGGTCGCGGGCCTCGCGCTGCTCGGCGTCGCCGGCTACTACGCGGTGCTGACCGGCGTCCTGGGGCATACGCTGGAGGACCGCGTCGTCGTCGACGCGCTGGTGGCGCTCGGCTTCGGCGCCTCGCTGATCTCGATCTTCGCCCGCCTTGGCGGCGGCATCTTCACCAAGGGCGCGGACGTCGGCGGCGACCTCGTCGGCAAGGTCGAGGCCGGCATTCCCGAGGACGACCCGCGCAACCCAGCGACCATCGCCGACAACGTGGGCGACAACGTCGGCGACTGCGCCGGCATGGCGGCGGACCTGTTCGAGACCTATGCGGTGACCGTGGTCGCCACCATGGTGCTCGCCGCGATCTTCTTCGCCGGCGACGCGGCGCTCTCCAGCCTGATCCTCTATCCGCTCGCGATCTGCGCGATCTGCATCGTCACCTCGATCGCGGGCACCTTCTTCGTGAAGCTGCCGGCGAGCCAGTCGATCATGGGCGCGCTCTACCGCGGCTTCGGCGCGGCGGCGGCCTTCTCGCTCGTCGGCATCGCCATCGTCACCGGCCTGCTGGTCGGGTTCTCGACGCCCTACACCACGACCACGGGCGTCAGCTTCACCGGCTGGAGCCTCTACCTCTGCGCGGTGATCGGCCTCGTCATCACGGGCCTGATCATCGTCATCACCGAGTACTACACCGGCACCAACTTCCGGCCGGTGAAGTCGATCGCCGCGGCCTCCGTCACCGGCCACGGCACCAACGTCATCCAAGGCCTCGCCATCTCGCTCGAGGCGACGGCGCTGCCGGCGCTGGTGATCATCGCCGGCATCATCTCGACCAACGCGCTCGCGGGGCTGTTCGGCATCGCGATCGCGGTCACCGCCATGCTGGCTCTGGCGGGCTTCGTGGTGGCGCTCGACGCCTTCGGGCCTGTGACCGACAACGCCGGCGGCATCGCGGAGATGGCGGGCCTGCCGGCGGAGGTGCGCCACGCCACCGACGCGCTGGACGCGGTCGGCAACACCACCAAGGCGGTGACCAAGGGCTACGCCATCGGTTCGGCCGGCCTCGGCGCGCTCGTGCTGTTCGCGGCCTACACCTCCGACCTCAACCACTTCATCCAGAACGCGGCGCAGTACCCCTACTTCGAGGGCGTGAAACTCGATTTCGCGCTGACCAACCCCTACGTGGTCGTCGGCCTTCTGTTCGGCGGCATGCTGCCGTTCCTGTTCGGCGCGATGGGGATGACGGCGGTCGGCCGCTGCGCCGGCTCGATCGTCGAAGAGGTGCGGCGCCAGTTCCGCGAGAAGCCCGGGATCATGGAGGGCCGCGACCGCCCGGACTATGGCCGCGCCGTCGACATCCTCACCCGCGCGGCGATCAAGGAGATGATCGTGCCGTCGCTGCTGCCGGTGCTGTCGCCGATCGTCGCCTACTTCGTGGTGCTCGGCGTCGCAGGTAAGAGCGAGGCGTTCTCGGCGGTGGGCGCGATGCTGCTCGGCGTCATCGTCACCGGTCTGTTCGTCGCGCTGTCGATGACCTCGGGCGGCGGCGCCTGGGACAACGCCAAGAAGTACATCGAGGACGGCCACCATGGCGGCAAGGGCTCCGACGCCCACAAGGCCGCGGTCACCGGCGACACAGTGGGCGATCCCTACAAGGACACGGCGGGCCCCGCGGTGAACCCGATGATCAAGATCACCAACATCGTGGCGCTCCTGCTGCTCGCGGTGCTTGCGCACTGA
- a CDS encoding SDR family NAD(P)-dependent oxidoreductase, protein MKGVAVAWVTGASSGIGRAVALELARSGVVVAATARREDELASLAAEAATFDGRIAAFPGDLSDPKSLTPLAARVAAELGMIDLAVLNAGLFIPVRAVPFDADAFYKTFDVNLKGTVGCLAAVLPAMTARRGGKIVLVASVTAYAGLPSSAAYGATKAALNNLAESLKFDLDRVGVAIQVVNPGFVDTPATKQNAFKMPALMAVDDAAKRIVAGIERGGFEITFPKRFTYVLKVLKLLPYPAYFWLVTKATGWDKKAD, encoded by the coding sequence GTGAAAGGCGTCGCGGTCGCCTGGGTGACCGGCGCGAGTTCCGGCATCGGGCGCGCCGTCGCTCTCGAACTTGCCCGGTCGGGCGTCGTGGTCGCCGCCACCGCCCGCCGGGAGGATGAACTCGCGAGCCTCGCAGCGGAGGCCGCCACGTTCGACGGCCGCATCGCGGCCTTTCCCGGCGACCTGTCCGATCCGAAGAGCCTGACGCCCTTGGCGGCGCGCGTTGCGGCCGAACTCGGAATGATCGATCTCGCCGTGCTGAACGCCGGCCTGTTCATCCCCGTGCGGGCCGTCCCCTTCGACGCCGACGCCTTCTACAAGACCTTCGACGTCAATCTGAAGGGCACGGTGGGTTGCCTCGCCGCGGTGCTGCCGGCGATGACCGCGCGACGGGGAGGCAAGATCGTGCTGGTGGCGTCGGTCACGGCTTACGCGGGGCTTCCCAGCTCCGCCGCCTACGGCGCCACCAAGGCCGCGCTGAACAATCTCGCCGAAAGCCTGAAGTTCGATCTCGACAGGGTCGGGGTCGCCATCCAGGTGGTGAACCCCGGGTTCGTAGACACGCCGGCGACCAAGCAGAACGCGTTCAAGATGCCGGCGCTGATGGCGGTCGACGACGCGGCGAAGCGCATCGTCGCCGGCATCGAGCGCGGCGGCTTCGAGATCACTTTCCCCAAGCGCTTCACCTACGTGCTGAAGGTTCTCAAGCTGCTGCCCTATCCCGCCTACTTCTGGCTGGTGACCAAGGCGACGGGCTGGGACAAGAAGGCGGACTGA
- a CDS encoding trypco2 family protein gives MEIKDFIKEAIIQVQQGVREAGDYLRKNDGRGLINPVWTKEKYHEDLIRNIDFDIAITATTEKKGSAGLKIPGLAVDLGASAGRENQTANRIKFSLPIIFPITHKYKNPEGGDGA, from the coding sequence ATGGAAATCAAAGATTTTATTAAAGAGGCGATAATCCAAGTTCAGCAAGGCGTTCGCGAGGCTGGGGATTATCTCCGAAAGAACGACGGGCGAGGTTTAATCAACCCTGTGTGGACAAAAGAAAAATATCATGAAGATTTGATCAGGAATATTGATTTTGATATTGCCATAACGGCAACAACGGAGAAAAAAGGTTCGGCTGGGTTGAAGATTCCCGGACTTGCTGTCGATTTAGGCGCATCGGCAGGTAGGGAAAATCAGACGGCGAATAGGATTAAATTTTCTCTTCCAATAATCTTTCCCATTACGCATAAGTATAAAAATCCAGAAGGCGGTGATGGAGCTTGA